A region from the Dendropsophus ebraccatus isolate aDenEbr1 chromosome 1, aDenEbr1.pat, whole genome shotgun sequence genome encodes:
- the LOC138784757 gene encoding extracellular calcium-sensing receptor-like has translation MSMDGNIMIGVVKPVFVDKIYLKINFKEKPGPTICKTLMLDPYQGAQAVHFAVEEINKTPNFLPNVTLGFQIFDTCLVIPKSLSGTLQLLSGHGQSVPNYQCNQDTRLAAVIGHSSSTFSILLAHILGIYRYPQISFFSTSSLLSERLQFRSFFRTVPSDAFLSRGLAQLVLHFGWTWIGLIALDDDYGQEGIRIVKRDILNAGACVAFTETIVTSRQDRNAPHIAQVVKDSTATAVVIFSNDIDLSYVLDEMVRQNVTGKVWIASNGWATSSFLSVNKYSRLLLGTIGFALHSGSVPGFGNFLNKINPSMVVGNQYIKIFWEQVFGCKFQDQTSPETPSSVKECTGQESLESIQNSFNDVSNLRVNYNIYLAVHAVAKALNDLGNCKKGDGPFPNGACANLLNFKPWQLLHYMKKLHLNMSDGGQLFFDENGDPPAVFDIVNWQLSPEGKLQQVKLGSYDTSITSRNVFTINTSHTQWGTENLGVPLSVCSPSCPPGFRKAAIRGEPSCCFQCILCPYGEISNQTDSLQCTKCPWDMWPNPTQDQCVPKTQEFLSHEDPLGVTLIATGISSSLVPVAIIGLFIHYRTTPIVRANNYSLSCLLLVSLSLCFLCSLVFIGYPQYEMCLLRQVTFGIVFALCVSCILAKTIMVVIAFKATRPGSQLRYWTRPRVSYFIVISCILIQIFLCIIWLTLSPPFLEVKSESNSGVLIIQCNEGSPLAFWSMLGYLGLLASISFIVAFLARRLPDSFNEAKFITFSMLAFLSVWMSYIPASLSSRGKYMVAMEIFAIQASTWSLIICMFLPKCFIVIFRPDMNSREKLMAKQKT, from the exons ATGTCCATGGATGGGAATATAATGATAGGGGTGGTAAAGCCTGTTTTTGTGGACAAAATATATCTAAAGATCAATTTCAAAGAAAAGCCTGGTCCTACAATCTGTAAAAC CCTCATGTTAGACCCCTACCAGGGTGCCCAAGCCGTGCATTTTGCTGTGGAAGAAATTAACAAAACCCCCAATTTTTTGCCAAATGTCACCTTAGGATTTCAGATCTTTGACACTTGCTTAGTTATCCCGAAATCACTGTCGGGAACTCTACAACTGCTGAGTGGTCATGGACAATCTGTTCCCAACTATCAATGTAACCAGGACACCCGCTTGGCTGCAGTGATTGGACATTCTTCATCTACATTCTCCATTTTACTGGCtcatatactggggatatacaggTATCCACAA ATTAGTTTCTTTTCCACAAGTTCTCTCCTCAGTGAACGTCTCCAGTTCCGATCATTCTTTAGAACAGTTCCCAGTGATGCCTTCCTGTCTCGGGGTCTAGCACAGCTGGTGTTGCACTTCGGATGGACCTGGATTGGTCTAATAGCCCTTGATGATGATTACGGACAAGAAGGTATTCGAATAGTTAAGAGGGATATACTTAATGCTGGAGCCTGTGTGGCTTTCACAGAGACCATAGTCACCAGCCGGCAAGATCGAAATGCCCCACATATTGCTCAGGTGGTGAAAGACTCAACGGCCACAGCTGTGGTCATCTTCTCTAATGATATAGACTTAAGTTATGTCCTTGATGAGATGGTGAGACAGAACGTCACAGGAAAAGTTTGGATTGCCAGTAACGGTTGGGCTACCTCATCTTTCTTGTCAGTAAACAAATATTCAAGACTTCTTCTTGGAACAATTGGTTTTGCCCTCCATAGTGGAAGCGTGCCGGGATTTGGAAATTTCCTCAACAAGATCAATCCATCCATGGTTGTGGGAAACCAATACATAAAAATATTCTGGGAACAAGTTTTCGGCTGTAAATTTCAAGATCAGACATCCCCTGAAACCCCTTCATCAGTAAAAGAATGTACCGGCCAAGAAAGTCTTGAGAGCATCCAGAACAGTTTCAATGATGTCTCTAATCTACGGGTGAACTATAATATCTATCTAGCAGTTCATGCCGTAGCAAAAGCTCTGAATGATTTGGGTAACTGCAAGAAGGGAGATGGACCATTCCCCAATGGAGCATGTGCTAATCTTTTAAACTTTAAGCCTTGGCAG ttgttGCACTACATGAAGAAGTTACATCTGAACATGTCTGATGGTGGACAACTGTTTTTTGATGAGAACGGAGATCCCCCTGCTGTGTTTGATATAGTGAACTGGCAGCTGAGTCCTGAAGGAAAACTCCAACAAGTCAAACTGGGCAGCTATGATAccagtataaccagtaggaacgtCTTTACCATTAACACCAGCCACACACAATGGGGAACTGAAAACCTCGGG GTACCCCTTTCAGTTTGCAGCCCCAGTTGTCCACCAGGCTTCAGGAAAGCTGCCATAAGAGGAGAACCTTCATGCTGCTTCCAATGCATTCTGTGCCCTTATGGAGAAATATCCAATCAAACAG ATTCTTTGCAATGTACAAAATGTCCGTGGGATATGTGGCCAAATCCAACCCAAGATCAGTGTGTCCCAAAGACCCAAGAATTCCTTTCACATGAAGATCCACTGGGCGTCACCTTAATAGCTACTGGCATCTCTTCATCATTGGTTCCTGTGGCGATTATTGGACTTTTTATTCACTACAGAACAACTCCTATTGTTCGAGCCAATAACTACTCCTTAAGTTGTCTTCTCCTGGTGTCATTGTCTCTCTGTTTTCTCTGCTCTTTAGTCTTTATTGGTTATCCTCAGTATGAGATGTGTCTTTTAAGACAAGTAACTTTTGGTATTGTATTTGCACTTTGTGTCTCCTGTATCTTGGCTAAAACCATTATGGTAGTCATAGCTTTTAAGGCTACAAGACCTGGTAGTCAACTAAGATATTGGACTAGACCCCGTGTATCATATTTCATAGTCATCTCATGCATCCTCATTCAGATCTTTCTTTGTATTATTTGGCTGACACTCTCTCCTCCCTTTTTGGAAGTTAAATCAGAAAGTAATTCGGGAGTGCTGATTATTCAATGTAATGAAGGGTCACCTTTGGCTTTTTGGTCTATGCTTGGCTACCTTGGTCTTCTGGCCTCCATCAGCTTCATTGTGGCTTTCTTGGCCAGAAGACTTCCAGACAGCTTCAATGAGGCCAAgttcatcaccttcagcatgctggcctTCCTGAGTGTCTGGATGTCCTACATTCCCGCATCGCTCAGTTCCCGAGGAAAATATATGGTGGCCATGGAGATCTTTGCTATCCAAGCATCAACCTGGAGTCTGATTATTTGCATGTTCCTTCCAAAATGTTTCATTGTTATATTCAGACCCGACATGAACTCAAGAGAGAAACTGATGGCAAAGCAAAAAACGTGA
- the LOC138784767 gene encoding extracellular calcium-sensing receptor-like has translation MGLIFPLHLDKTYQQVHFTEKPPKTLCTMFHLENYQMLQTAVFALEEINKNPNLLPNMTLGLQVYDSCDAPHLDLQGTLKVLTGLDSAIPNYRCLPGSPLTAVLGSAHSTHSIAMAHILGLTRHTQISQFSTSPLLSDRSKFPSFFRIVPSDTFQSHGLARLVLYYGWSWVGLLAADNEYGQYGIQLVKQELIKGGACVEYMENILMSQPDRNAPHIVKVIKKSTSKVVVIFCNDVDLMPVLNEWLKQNVSKRIFIASDAWSTTNIFSTEKFSDLLYGTIGFTFSSGALPGLKEFLNTVHPSVSFGGEWTKIFWENMFNCTYINDRDIAALQPQPDLTVKQCTGTESLQNIQNSYNDVSSLRSSYNVYTAVHVVANALEDLRRCHLGNGPFSMSGCAEKLDFRPWQLLYYMKKVKFRLNNGRELYFDKNGDPPAVYDIVNWQVSEQGTLRQVKVGSYDTVSSSGEMFTINTSSILWTVEYHQVSKCTDSCPPGFRKATSSGQPICCYECVPCAPGEISNQTDSVTCLTCPWEEWPNSEKSQCLPKTIEYLSHGDTLGATLTAISLWSFLAPITILKLFMEHKTTPLVKANNYYISCLLLLSLSLCFLCPLMFIGYPKPETCLLRQVTFGMTFALCISCVLVKTMIVIFAFMATKPDLWKWNNPKVSYAVIFCCSFLQFLLCLCWLSLTPPFLQYNTLSKPGIIIVECNEGSPFAFWTMLGYLFLLATISFIVAFLARGLPNNFNEAQYITFSMLAFLSVWISYIPASLSAQGRYTVAMEIFAILASSWALIICMFLPKCFVILFRPKINSREYFVRNSIIKK, from the exons ATGGGACTTATCTTCCCGCTTCATCTAGACAAGACCTATCAACAGGTTCATTTTACTGAGAAGCCACCTAAGACCCTCTGCACCAT GTTTCATCTAGAAAATTACCAGATGCTTCAAACCGCAGTATTCGCTTTGGAGGAGATCAACAAGAACCCCAACCTTCTACCTAACATGACATTAGGACTACAAGTGTATGATTCTTGTGATGCACCTCACCTGGACTTACAAGGAACATTAAAAGTGTTGACCGGGCTTGACTCGGCCATCCCTAACTACCGATGTCTTCCAGGGTCTCCACTTACTGCTGTTCTTGGATCCGCTCACTCAACCCATTCAATAGCCATGGCTCACATTCTTGGACTCACAAGGCACACACAG ATCAGCCAGTTCTCCACCAGCCCTCTTCTGAGTGATCGGTCAAAATTCCCTTCCTTCTTCAGGATCGTTCCAAGTGATACCTTCCAGTCTCATGGGCTTGCTCGTCTTGTATTGTATTATGGGTGGTCTTGGGTGGGTCTTTTGGCTGCAGACAATGAATATGGTCAATATGGGATTCAGCTAGTCAAACAAGAGCTGATAAAGGGAGGCGCTTGTGTGGAGTACATGGAGAACATTCTAATGAGTCAGCCAGATCGCAATGCCCCACACATTGTGAAAGTCATTAAGAAGTCAACATCCAAAGTTGTGGTGATTTTCTGTAATGACGTTGATCTGATGCCAGTTTTGAACGAATGGTTAAAACAGAATGTCTCGAAGAGGATCTTCATTGCCAGCGATGCATGGTCTACCACCAACATCTTTTCTACTGAGAAATTTTCTGACCTTCTCTATGGCACCATTGGCTTTACCTTTTCTAGTGGAGCactccctggattaaaggaatttCTCAACACGGTTCATCCTTCTGTATCATTTGGGGGAGAATGGACAAAGATATTTTGGGAGAATATGTTTAACTGTACATATATCAATGACAGAGACATTGCAGCTTTACAACCTCAGCCTGACCTGACAGTAAAACAATGCACAGGAACAGAAAGCCTACAAAACATCCAGAACAGCTACAATGATGTATCCAGCTTAAGGTCTTCATATAATGTCTACACTGCCGTACATGTGGTGGCAAACGCTTTGGAGGATCTTAGAAGGTGTCATCTTGGGAATGGTCCATTCTCAATGTCAGGTTGTGCTGAAAAACTGGATTTTAGGCCATGGCAG CTCTTATACTATATGAAAAAGGTAAAATTCAGACTCAACAATGGAAGAGAACTTTATTTTGATAAGAATGGAGACCCACCGGCAGTCTATGACATTGTGAACTGGCAGGTGTCTGAGCAAGGTACCCTACGCCAGGTAAAGGTTGGGAGCTATGACACCGTGTCTTCTTCCGGGGAAATGTTTACTATTAACACAAGCTCCATTCTGTGGACTGTAGAATATCACCAG GTCTCAAAATGTACCGACAGTTGCCCCCCTGGTTTCAGGAAAGCCACTAGTAGTGGACAACCCATCTGCTGCTATGAATGTGTCCCCTGTGCTCCTGGAGAGATCTCCAATCAGACGG attcTGTTACTTGTTTGACGTGTCCTTGGGAAGAGTGGCCAAATTCAGAAAAATCCCAATGTCTGCCAAAAACCATAGAATATCTTTCGCATGGAGACACATTGGGCGCAACACTTACTGCTATCAGTCTCTGGTCCTTCTTAGCCCCCATTACCATCCTTAAGCTGTTTATGGAACACAAAACAACCCCCCTAGTCAAAGCCAATAATTACTATATCAGCTGTCTTCTCTTGCTGTCTCTATCCCTGTGCTTCCTTTGTCCTCTGATGTTTATCGGTTATCCAAAACCTGAGACATGTCTCCTCCGACAAGTGACATTTGGGATGACTTTTGCTCTTTGTATTTCTTGTGTTTTAGTCAAAACCATGATTGTAATTTTTGCTTTTATGGCCACTAAGCCAGATTTGTGGAAATGGAACAATCCCAAGGTATCATATGCGGTAATTTTCTGTTGTTCCTTTTTGCAATTTTTGTTGTGTCTATGTTGGCTGTCTCTTACTCCTCCATTCCTTCAGTATAACACATTATCTAAGCCTGGGATCATTATTGTggagtgtaatgaagggtcacctTTCGCCTTCTGGACCATGTTGGGTTATCTGTTTCTTCTGGCCACCATTAGTTTCATTGTTGCCTTCCTGGCTCGAGGACTTCCAAACAACTTTAATGAAGCCCAGTATATTACATTCAGCATGCTGGCCTTCCTCAGTGTCTGGATATCTTATATCCCAGCATCCCTCAGTGCTCAGGGCAGGTACACAGTGGCTATGGAGATCTTCGCCATCTTGGCCTCCAGTTGGGCTTTGATCATCTGTATGTTCCTCCCTAAATGTTTTGTCATATTGTTTAGgcccaaaataaattctagagAATATTTTGTAAGaaattctattataaaaaaataa